The Pelodiscus sinensis isolate JC-2024 chromosome 24, ASM4963464v1, whole genome shotgun sequence genomic interval AACCCTTTATCAGGTACCAAACCAGccacaaagagcacttctgtaTCCCACACGGGCCAGCTAGAAGTCCTGCGAGCAATCCCTCAGATCCTCCCGTTCACTTCTCCCCACACCAACTCTGCCCCTCCCACAGGTGGGAGGtgatgaaaaccaatctcactgAATCCAAACAGGTTCTGCCCATCCCAAAGCACCAACCCCATTCCTACGCTGATGCATATCTCAGACCTTACTCAAAAGAGCCCTCTGGGCCAGTTCTTTAGAATCTAGTATCTAAAGCTTtattgaagaaagaaagaaagaaagaaagaaagaaagaaagaaagaaagaaagaaagaaagaaagaaagaaagaaagaaagaaagaaagaaagaaagaaagaaagaaaaagcctatgtctacacttccgtatcctggaaaaactctgtcacATCCAGGGAaggcgtctgctcttccaacattttttgggaagagcagatgcactttttcggcatcccggtaaacctcgttttatgaggaagaaggcttgttctgaaaatgtgttttttgtccgacatttggcccagcgAAGATAGGCCaagtgtcagaaaagcctcttccaaaaaaagaagcagaaaaagctacgcgAATTGCACTTCAGAATTCCCATAGCTTTCCCCAGAAGaacagggcagtgtagacacagcaaaaGAAAGAAAGTGAGAATTAAAATCGTTAACGGAATCAGATTACGCACACACAATTGCACAGTTCCTGGTGCTGGCCTGTGGTATACTCTGCTGCCTTTGATCGCGACTCTGGGCTACGTTGTCTGTGAGGATGGGCCATCTGTCCTTCCAGGCTACAGCTCAGAGCAGAGACCCTCCAGTGGGGAGGAGCTGGACTGAAGACCAGTGGGGCGGTTCTTTTTCTACCCTGTCCCACGAGGAGGCAACCCCATTGTTCTTGCTGTAAGTTTGTCCCAAGGTTCAGCCTGTCACACGGACAAGTCGCCTGACCGGGCTGGATTCAATCCTtttcaggcagcagccagggctcccGTGCTGGTGTGAACGTTCCCAGCAAAGCGGCTCAGCTGTGAATCGGCACCACTCCAggtgcattgtcagtcaagtGCTGCGATTTCATGGCTAATAATCTTCTCACAATGGGCTGGCCCAGCCTCCCGGCGGTGTCTCCCACAAGCAGAGCTTCCTTTGGGAGGGGACTGCCCCATacgcagcagcagcacctccaaTCGGAGCATCCCTGGAAAGAACGGAGCGTACTGGCTCCTCTGTAATGAAAGTGGCCAACAGTCGGagtgtcttaaaggggccacgtcTCTTAAAAGGGTAACGCTGGCCCCACTGCcgttttctgtttgtttgctcaacaacttttcccctggagtaccggcaccttttttgtGACAGAAGAAGCGCTGCCCAGAAGCAAAGACTGAAATCCAAGCCCAGCGCCGATTCCCACAACTTTCAGTGTGGAAATACTCTGGGCATGTACAAACAGGATCAGCCAATCATCAGCTTTTCACAGACCGGTCAGGTGGCTCACGTGGTGCAGGATTAGGGGCACACCTAGAACAGGGGTTGCTACCATGACCTGTACGTTCCTATCACAATCCAACATCACAGGAAAGGCCCTAGGGGGGCAATTAGGTACCCCAGGCGGGAGCTACCCAGCCCAGGAGAACCACAGTCCAGCCTCCTGTGGGGTGCGAACTCTCAGGGACCAGCTGAAGGAGCCGCGGCATGAAACAGAcgtgctggaggcagggaccaggccctgcaggaggggAGATGTGGGGCTGTCCCAGGGGATTATTATTTACTGATTTCCTGATTTTGGACAATTTTGGGGGGCAGCTGATGAAATCTGACATTacctctgggctggggtgggatccAGCTCTGCTCTTGCCCGGCATTTCCAGCGCTGGGGTAGCCGCAGCTGATGGAGAGAGGAAACAGACACAGAGGCTGCGGCCAGTCACCCCCGGCCTTGCACCAGAGCTGTGGCCGAGGGCCTTGGGGAGGGACCCAAAACCCCTCAGAGCTTTGGCCCTGTCCACATCCAAATGTACCAAGGCCTTTCCCAAGGTTTTTATAGACACTGgcggcaggaggaaggggaggggcaccaTATCTTCCCATCCCTAGCTCCTCCtctcttgcccctcccctctttgctctgccccaccccgcctGTCCCCATccttgctccacccctgcccttgaCCCATCCCTCGGTGCCCCCTTgctccacccccgccccgcctctTCCCTGTTGGCGCTGCCCAACCTGCACCTTCCCCGCCACCACTGCCAGTGatgcagtcagcctttgatgccctgggagcgcaggtgtgctgcctgcctctgcttctaccataaacagaaaccagacagtcaatgggctagctgacgactgggaggcctcctgttGCCCTGATGGCTAATACCAGTAATTAACACGCCtacactgtcccaggagaggaatctttgcccatcACATACTAGAAGTGCCCATTGTcttcattttcccaggtgtgaattatgctttgcacccttcttgggaaacttggctttcaaagccatttttcctaaattggccacttgagaccaggaagaagcctacgtgacccaagggatataaagaggggtttagtagcccaccgcatttgagctccaatcacctacacctgctggcaggtattgattgtctcccgaggtccgtgggacgcccaacctcgccctacttattccggagggattgagagaaagacggtGGCCATGCCaggtctggaacgcaggggtgagaattatacctgcagTGTGTTTCTTTATGTGAACACTTTAATTGTAACtatgttataagtttagttactcttatagtttcttaagtcaaactgcttcatgtctattgtaaactgcctttggtaaggtgatttagctataaaccgAGGAACCCAATTAACTTGTCAATCAAACCGCAGGGAGTCTTTGTATCTAACTGTAACTGCAATAAACACTTAACTTCTATTAGAACTGCCCTTCCCTTCAATGTAAACTCCGGTATCTTGTTAGACTGTTAATCACACTTAAGAAAACTTTCTCCTTAATTGAAGCACtcccagtggccattttgtttcaTTGGAGACCTGCAGTCAGCAATTATCCAATCAAACCGCAGAAAAATCATTAGCTTGTCAATCAAAGGTGCAGCAACCATGTTGCTTCATTCATAAAGTGGGCAGCCCTTTTTAAAGCCCCGAGAAATCATTTTCCTGTCAATCAAATCACCCCGGTTTGCCTTTGGACCGCTGCCTAAATTATAGTGAAAATAAGttggtgccctcattcactttatatatataaaaaccaagtttttattttctttctctttcttttctcctacAAATAAGCTAGTGCGTTCAGGTTTCTGACTTGAACTTGTGCTGCTGCACCCGAaatgaacacaaacaaaagaactccagccggtcataaggagAGATATAGGGAGACCTTGAGcgttggatcgtgtcgcttccaggggacagatccgtttgggcatctctcagcctccccaggctgcccacgGCAAAGGGATCGTGTATCCtggcagtcaaaatctgaggtgtaataggctctccctgtaaactctggggcatctgtcagcctgttggctgcccgccgccAAGGGATCCTGATACGAGCGGGAAAGACACGAACGTTAAACTCCTTGGGGCGCCTGTCAGTCTCTCCTACACTTCCCACTGCGACGGGGCCTTGTGttccagcagttgaagactcaggtgtaacacacacaccactcactgccctgactacCGGCTGACATTGCACTgcaggccctggctgctgccaccggCCGCTCCCGCCTGGGGGGGCCTATGCTGGATCCAGCGGAAGAGGAGATACAGgggtgggtggagctgggaacagaactcagGTGCCTTGGCTCCCTGCTCCAAGTgcctaacccctcccccaacatggCTGGGAAAGAACCCGGGGTCCTGACAGCCACTGTCATCACTATCCCCCTCCCCCGGTTCTATGGCATCCCGGAGCCTGGGCCTGGAGGTGCCGTCCctctcacacccacccaccagcccccacacCTGCATTGCCCaccccgcccttccctgccccctctaccTCCTCCctgggacccaggcgtccgggcacCTCCCAGGGAAGCCAGCCTAGGTGGATGGGCAAGCTCCATGGCCCTTGCACTTTCCACCAGCACTtccactccctgcccctcctcttccccacaaggctctgccccccagagccgcCACTGCGGCCCCTCCACTTGCCTGggtgtgggggcagagggctgccaCTCCCCCATGTCCCTGCTCCATGTTGCTTTTTCACTTCACTGATCACCCTTGTGACCAGCCCCCCTTCCGTGAGAGCCGGGCTAAGCCTGGGGGGGCCTCGCCCGAGCACATGCTGGTAACTGAGGTGCAGAGCCAGTGCTCCTAACGCCACCCGCAGCTGGAGAGCCCCCGCGGCTCCTCGGCTCCCCGCAGAGCCCTCCCTTGGCTGCTCTGCACAGGGCCCGGGCAGGCAGAGAACAGCGGTTGCAACAGTGTCGGGTCCCTTCCCATCAGCGCCCAGTGAGGTCACTTCCTCCCTGAGCCAGAACCCGGGAGTCCTCCCCCAGATGTaactgccctgccccactcctccccactggGACCCAGCAGCCCTGAGCCGAAGGCCCCTTCCCCCTGCGTAGACTGGGCCCCACGTGCTTCTGAAACTGGGATTTTGGATTTCCAACCTCTCCCCCGACTCTAGAATGTTCCACTGTCCACCCTATGGAGCCAGGCCCCCCGgcgcccacctccacctccctcaCCCCTGCGGCCTCCTTCTCATCGAATCCTAGAACCGTAGACccggcagggacctcgagaggcatcgagtccagtcacctgcccccacggcagggcccagcaccatctccaccaTCCCTGAGAGGCGTCTGTCTGagctgctcttcagtatctctggggatggagattccacaacctccccaggcaacttatcccagtgttcaaccaccctgcaGGCAGGACATTTTCCCTACTGTTCACtgtcaacctcccttgctgcagtttcagcccattgcttgtcctgtccccagaggccaaggggagcaagttttctccctcctccgtgtGACGCCCTTTTGgctacttgaaagctgctctcagtCCCGTCTCCGTCTGCTCTTCCCCCGACTGGACAAACCCAGCATTTGCCATTGTCCCTCACGTGCTCTGATTTCTAGGCCTTTCGGCAGCTGCCGTTTCCTTGACTTGCTCCAGCTCCCACGTGAATGCCAGGAAGGAAGACGAGAGTCCTGCTCTCACGCACCTAAAACTGAACCTGGGCGCCCGGCCGCCCTGTCCTTGGTGTGACCCACGACTCCTCGCCCTCCAGGGAGCTCGCTTCATTGATTCCCCTCTTCCGATTCCTGGCAGGAAGAAGAACCGGCTGGCTTTGTGCGGGGCCAAGGGACGGGCAGGGCGAGCGAGGAGAGCTGGCGAGTGCAGACGCTACCTGATCAAGGAAGAACCTCCGCGTAGCTGCTGCCTGGCATCACCGCGGGAACCCAGCCCGGCTATATTAGCCAGAGGGCGCGACAGGCACCAGCCTGCCCCGAGCGGGAGGCACAAGTGACGGGTCCGGCTTCTCCGCTTGGCCAACGTCACCCCCAGGAAACATCTCCCTGCAGAGTCATTGGTGAGTCACAGCCCTCGGGTCTACGGGTGCTTGGAGCACTGGACCTCACTCTGGTTCCACCCCTATGGGCTGCATGGTGCCGACCCCCATCTCatctccttgcagcccctctggGATCGCCCCCCAGCTGGAGACTGGGCCGTCCCTCCTCTGatctccttgcagcccctctggGATCGCCCCCCAGGTGGAGACTGGACCGTCCCTCCTCTGatctccttgcagcccctctggGATCGCCCCCCAGGTGGAGACTGGACCGTCCCTCCTCTGatctccttgcagcccctctggGATCTCCCCCCAGCTGGAGACTGGACCGTCCCTCCTCTGATCTCCGTGCAGCCCCTCTGGGATCACCCCCCAGGTGGAGACTGGGCCGTCCCTCCTGTGatctccttgcagcccctctggGATCTCCCCCCAGCTGGAGACTGGGCCGTCCCTCCTCTGATCTCTGTGCAGCCCCTCTGGGATCACCCCCCAGCTGGAGACTGGGCCGTCCCTCCTCTGATCTCTGTGCAGCCCCTCTGGGATCGCCCCCCGGCTGGAGACTGGGCCGTCCCTCCTCTCatctccttgcagcccctctggGATCGCCCCCCGGCTGGAGACTGGGCCGTCCCTCCTCTGatctccttgcagcccctctggGATCTCCCCCTGGCTGGAGACTCGGCTGgaccggctgccccagcaccatGATGGCGTTTCTGGCCGCCTGCCTCCTTGCTTCTCTGCTGGCCACgggtgagtggggctgggccccccaTTTCTCACCTACGCTAAGGAGTCCACAGCTCCGAGCCGCCCCGCAGGGGTTCTCCTCGTTGATGTGGCCGAGCAGTGGTGGGGGGTGTCCGGGTGATGGCAGGCgaggggggagggccgggggctgcacagTCCCTGTGGCAGCGAGGGCAACAACTGTGGAAACAGGAGATGATATTGATACTGCACATCACTCGACACGTGTCCTGGTCGCCGCCTGTCAGCACCGGCcggaggccaaggacacacccgaGGGGATTTTCCTCCAGTCTCTGGCACGGAGCCGGTTTCTGTAACAGGAGGAGGAGGTGCAGTCACGCAGGTCGCAGGAAATGATAATGGTGTTTCCACAGCAGGGCGCCCACTGGGGGGCAAGGGGCTGTTGTTTCTGTGATGGGGTGCTCACAGACGACCCCTCGGGGTGACTCCCGGGGTGCTGACCCGGCCACTGCCTCTCGCCTTCCTGTTCTCGGGGACTCCTCCCCACCCAGTCCTGcggggccagctccctggtccccTCCAGCCAAGACCCCCAGCTGAGGTCCCTGGCCCccaagaagcagcacagacactgaaccacttcaggtccaaggagagggcagtttggggcccagcttcctgggatccCCCTCCCCAACTGGGATCAGACCCTGAAGGATTAGGTGAGCCCCtctagcaatgaaagggggatgtGCACACCGGTtgcccccaggtcacaattcctgACACCGGGTGTGATAGAAAACACGAGATTTATTAAGTACAAGGAGGAAGATAGAAGTGGGAACAGGCCAGAAGAGGCAGGCAAAGCCGGTTACTAATCAAACAAAGCGCCTGGGTAATTCGACACCGAAAGCTCAGGAGAAACTGACTCTCACTCACCCGAAAACCTCTTTCCGATCTGCCCCTCCAAGGCCCCCTGGGCCCTCCGGCTCCTTCCCTTGGGGGCAGCCCAGGCCAAAGACCCCGGCCCCTGACTCTTTCCAGGTGTTTTAAGGGACAGAGGGGGCCCCCGCCAAGCCCCACTCAGGCTAAAGGACAGAGGAGGTTTGTGCCAGTTGCTCCTCCAGCCTCCGACGGGTTTGCCTGGGTTGGCACGTTCACACCCCACAAAGGATTCCCCAGGCGGTATGGCTAACACACAGAAATGATCCCCACAGCACAGCGAGATACAGCGAGCCAGAGGGTCATGCCATGAAGATGGGTGGGTCCCACAAAGGGAGGGGGGTGACTCACTGCcccgccctgtgcctcagtttccccacaaatCGAGCCCCACCCTCTTTTCTCTCCGTCCCCAGGGTCCGGCCTGCAGTGCGAGGTGTGCGCCGCGGTAGAAGAGGACTGCTCGGGCAGCCTGTAGCCCTGCCCCGCCGGGCAAGACTCCTGTGGCATCATCCTCACCGAAGTCACGCTGGGTAGGTGGGCTGGAGGCTGGCGCCGGGGGAGGGCTCCGGGTGCCTGGGctctgctccacccctcctccGGGGCCGGAGCGGGCTGGCTGGGTGGAGCATCCCCTGTAGCTGCCCAGGTGACGAACCTGCCGGCGCCCCCAGGGGAAGGGCCAAAGGCAGCCTGTGAGTGGGAGCCACCTGGGCCAGCCAATAGGGAATGCCGAGGGGGAGGGTGTGGCctaagccccgccccccactgagAGGTTGGCCCTTAGTCCTCTCTGGGCTCTGGATGGGCGCCACGGCCGGGAAGCTCTTGTCGGGAATCCGGGGTCTGGACTGGGCCCTTCCTGACAAAATACAGTCATGAAGGAGACCCCAGCAGGTGGGGGGCACATCAGGggtggcccccccgcccccgcgtgGAGCTGCTGGTGGAAATTTTCACATTGGAACGACACTTCAGGTAGGTGATTCAGTGCCCCTAAGAGTCAGCACAGctcagtggaggggagggggatgaaggATCCTACTGCCGGCTCAGGGGCTGAAATCACTTGGTCTGGCAGGATGAGTCActgccctgctctctgcctcagtttccccacagtgCAGATGAGGGGGGTGTTGATGGGGTGGATGTGGAAGGGGAATCTATCTCCGGCTTTTCCTCCTGTGCAGATGGGGTGAAGTTCCTGAGCATCATGAAGGGCTGCGTGACGCCCAGCCAGTGTACAGCCGGCCCCACCTCGGTGTATTTGGGGAACGCAAGGGTGAGGATGGGCACCGCCTGCTGCACGGGAGATGCCTGCAGGACAGTCAACGTCACACGTAAATTTTCCCCTTTCAGCCAGGCCTCCTCGGGCCCTGAGCATCCCCCACTCCTGGAAATATCCACCGCCTCAACTTCCTGAGTCTGGTCCTCCCATCCTGCAGGGGGCGTCCCGTGGAATAACACTCAGTgcctgggagggtggggctgtAGCTTCCCCTCAAGTGTGAACCCAGCTGACCCCACCTGGGGTGGGATCCAGGGTTCTTTGCTGCAAacctctctcctgcccctgctgcctccggcatccccagagctgcagcgccccctgcagggggcctggggctgagcagtgcagaccccagctgctcttcctgtCCCGACACCCCTTGGGGCTTGTCCCTTGAATTGCCTGTGTTTgccccccccctcttcccagtGCCCCCACCTGACACCGAACCCAatggccggcgctgcccagcctgcttctcTGCTTCCACTGCTCCCTGCAGAGAGGAGACCGTAAATTGTACCGAATCCGAGTTCCAATGTATCGAGTCTGCTGGGACCATCAACATGGGTAACGTGTGTCTGCTTTGTCGGGGTTATTTCTCCTGTGTTATCCTAGTCCACAAAGGGCAGAAGccaggtgttggggggagggaagatacTGGCTGCAGGTCGGTACACTTGGGTTCTGTTCGAGCGGTGCCCTCCGGTCCTTCCCTGTGTCTCAAGGTCTCCTCCATCCAATGTTAGTTTATAGTTTCATCTGTAACCCCTttgtgggaggagctggcttagtGCTGGGACTCCTGCTGTGCCAAGGCCTCGACCGAGCACTGACCCAGATTGGGGTGCTCTCCTGTGATGAAGGACACCTCATGAGATATGACCCTTGTTCCCAAAGCAACTGTCATCCAAAAGGGGCAAAAGAAGGATTTTCCttcccattttaaagatgaggaaactgaggcaaggagcgGTGATGAGAAGCTAGTTTTGTTCAGTCCGATCCTGGTGTCTTAGCTCACCACCCGGCCACCTTGCTTGAcgatcccacttctgacaccagcaCTAAGCTGCTGCTTTGCCGATGAGCGGTGGGATGAATCCAACTGAGCCAATCCAAGCGTCAGTGGTGGGCTCTAGCTCGGGACTGCAAGTGTCTTGGTTATGGACACAGCGGGAGCCTGTGTCAgagcggaggggaaggggaaggccaTCGTGGGCCAGGCAGTCTGGGAGGAGCAGAGCCAACGGGGAGATGGAGGATGAGGGCGGGGCTGCTGTGTCCCAATCCAGACTGAGGACCGAGTTACTGCTCTCCCCCCGCATGCAGGTGAAAGACCATTCGAGTTCACCATGAAGGGCTGCGCTTCTGCCTCTGCCTGCGACCAGTTCCAAATGGGTTCGGGGACCTTTCTGGTACCCTACTTGACTCTGACCACGGCCAAATGCACAGCGGCCTCCAGTGGAACGAACGTGTCCCTGTCAActccgccccccagcccagcctccaggACCTCCCGTGGTGCGGGCGTGGCTCTAGGACCAGCCAGGCTCCTCCCAGCCCTCGCTGGCCTCCTCCTGTGGCTTCTGTCCTGAGTCCCCTACCCCGGGCCAAGCACCATTGCGCTCTGGTGTCCCTCTACAGCCGTTGCTACCTGCCTGCCCCCGCACGAGACTTCTGTGCCCGGGGTGGGGTCACCGCTTCTGGAGGTGGCTGCTAGTGACCGCTTGGGCTTCATCGCACTGGAATTCTCATGGGAGGGGCTATCAAGAGGCAActggcttgaactgcagcaagggaggttcgggttggacattaggaaaaacttcctgcctgacagggtggggaaacactgggatgaATTGCCTGGGGGGGTTTCTGGGGTCtccaggttggacacacacctgtgaGCGATGGTCTTGGTGGGGTTTGGTCCTGCCCTCATGGGACGGAACTTGACGGCCTCTCGAGGTCCTGCCGGTTCTGGGATTGTAGAAAGCCGTATTTCACAACCTTCTTTTAttaagtaccccttttttaaaaaaagaaggcaTACGTCCCCCCAGTAACTACAGTTTTCCAacccacaacatttttttctaccatcgcAACACGTTTGTTTCATCGTAGCCGGACGGGCGATTacatttttgggtgcaaaaactacaaaaataataaagcgctgcaaCATTTAAAACAATCATTCACTTTTCTCCCAATGTCAGCCGTGTTGAtgtgcctccccccccttccccgacTTCTCCTGAGCACCCCCAGAGGACTTTTCCCACTGCTTGAGAAATGCTGATATAAAGCCAGGGTTGGACTGGAGACAGGTTGCCCTGCAAGGGGGCAGTTAATGAGTCCAGAGGAGGATGGTGCGGGGCAGGGAGCGAGGTGGGTTGCAGAGGGAGGTAGTAACGAGCTTGACACCGCGAGAGGAGGGAGTGCCGGTGAACCTAGAGGTAATTCCCAGAACGGCCAGTAGGAGGTGCCATGTAGTGACTCATAGGCtgatagaatcccagggctggcagagccctcaggaggcatcgagtccagccccctgcccaaggcaggaccagcccaactcaatcagcccagccagggctttgtgcagCTGGGACCGAAACACCCctggggatggagactccaccccctccctagggaacccagcccagcgcttccccacccatctagggaaatggtttttcccaatatccaacctagacaccccccccccccactgaaacttgagtcCGTTCCAGGTGTCACAGGGCGAGAGGTCGGAATGTCGCTCCCAGCCTGGGACGTCCCCCGGGGCCACCCTACGCCTGGGTGCAGGCAGGGAGCGGCTTGCGGGGAAGGCCAGGCtggaaagatgggggggggggggcgttcagCCCAGCAGAGCCCAGACGGAGGCGCTGGCACGGAGGAGGGTGGGAGGAATCCCACGGAACCCAGCCTGGGCTCGCCGACGGCACGAGCAGGCAGCCGGGGGAAGGCAGACAAGAGGCCGGACTTTCCGCCACAATGCACATGCGCTCTGCTGGGCTCTGTCTGCCCCGCTGTGTGCCGAGCGGGTACCCGTGCGCCCCTTGGCATCCCCTGTCAACGCCTGCAGCCAGCGATGGGGAAATAGCTCCTGTCACccggctggtgggaggggggagccgggTCTGGCCAGCCTGGGCCGGAGAAGGGCCCTGTTCAGTGTTTGTCTCCCGACGCCTCTCCCCCAAAGCCGGGCGGTTTTAGTCTCCGAGCCCCAGCCGGTGCTGCCCTGAGGCGGTTCAGTTGCCCCTGGTGGAATCAGAGGATGTTTCTGTCCGTCCCCCGGCGTCTCACGtggcaaatacagattttttttattcatcGGTGGGACTTTTCACAGGTCCTGAGGGCTCTACTGGTACCAGGTTGTACCCGCCTGGGGACAGGTCTCTCTGCCGCCTTCCCTCCGAGCGGAGCGTGACCGAGAAATGGCCTTGCTTGGAGGGCACGTTGTCCTGATAACACGCAAGCCGGCTCATGTCACGGCGTGTTTTCATTTTGGCGCGGCTGGGAATCGgccggcaggctcccggcagcCGTGCGCCCCGGATCCCTGCATCCCGTTAGGAAACGGAACTGTTCCTGGAGGCTAACCCCGGCTTTCAGATCTGTCCTTTGGGAagtcccccttttttttgtaAGCTCCGCTTTTACATGCGTTGTTATGTTCTGAATCGTTGCACCGTTGGTATCCTGAACAGGAGTGTGTCGCTTTGTGCTGGAGAAATATCAAAGGCATCGCACAAGTAGATTACAGTGCTGAAGACTTTCTCTCTGGTTACTGAGTAATCTAATAGGAAAAGAAAACACAACACCCCTGGGGAAAAGCGATAACGTTCCTATTTACTGGAAATGCACCGTCAGGCGTTGAAGAGCTGACAGGAAAACCTGGC includes:
- the LOC142819682 gene encoding uncharacterized protein LOC142819682, with amino-acid sequence CSPSGISPWLETRLDRLPQHHDGVSGRLPPCFSAGHGVRPAVRGVRRGRRGLLGQPVALPRRARLLWHHPHRSHAGWGEVPEHHEGLRDAQPVYSRPHLGVFGERKVPPPDTEPNGRRCPACFSASTAPCREETVNCTESEFQCIESAGTINMGERPFEFTMKGCASASACDQFQMGSGTFLVPYLTLTTAKCTAASSGTNVSLSTPPPSPASRTSRGAGVALGPARLLPALAGLLLWLLS